From a region of the Corallococcus coralloides DSM 2259 genome:
- a CDS encoding serine/threonine-protein kinase, protein MSSELICETCGLTVPSETAVCPRDGTVVLSSFQPTPPEPKVIVEHPGTEATAITDPLIGLKLGEYELRARIGVGGMGLVYEGIQPLIGKRVAVKVLRPELAHSSEQVARLLAEARAVNAIRHRGIIDIFGFGQLPDGRQYIVMEYLEGQPLDAILAEKGRLPVPEALSLLDEVLAALGAAHGAGVVHRDLKPSNIFLVRQPDGSRYVKLLDFGLAKRGEGPTGRTAQTRTDMVVGTPEYMAPEQARGQSVGPMTDLYAMGVVTFEIVTGRLPFIGSSPVDLLMKHVEARPPRPSEFVPDLPPAVDAFILQMLTKDPETRPNSADALRQHLSKLRRTLRATRTNPTAPAPVEPAPSRPAPAPAPAAVVVSDADARRPTTQVPPPVPPDDLMVPQEETSSLRRFAPIAVGAAVLFAAVGVVIATRGGGETPPPVVAVATPPPPAPKVEPTPPAPEVVAAPEQEPPPAPVVEEPPVAKPEPPTVKAVAVKTVRDVPAPKRTESASESAVRDQIMAAVSQVESSPLYADNKVHKGLTRQAARNYLDRQLKRLENADDAAGRTEILSELRGWKQQYLK, encoded by the coding sequence ATGTCTTCCGAGCTGATCTGCGAAACCTGCGGCCTCACCGTTCCGTCCGAGACGGCGGTATGCCCTCGCGATGGCACCGTCGTGCTGTCGTCGTTCCAGCCGACTCCACCGGAACCGAAGGTCATCGTGGAGCACCCCGGTACCGAAGCGACCGCCATCACCGACCCCCTCATCGGCCTGAAGCTGGGCGAGTACGAGCTGCGCGCACGCATCGGCGTGGGCGGCATGGGGCTCGTCTACGAGGGCATCCAGCCCCTCATCGGCAAGCGCGTCGCCGTGAAGGTGCTCCGCCCCGAGCTGGCGCACTCGTCCGAACAGGTGGCCCGCCTCCTCGCGGAGGCCCGCGCCGTCAACGCCATCCGCCACCGCGGCATCATCGACATCTTCGGCTTCGGCCAGCTCCCCGACGGTCGCCAGTACATCGTCATGGAGTACCTGGAAGGCCAGCCGCTGGACGCCATCCTCGCGGAGAAGGGCCGCCTCCCCGTCCCGGAGGCCCTGTCCCTCCTGGATGAGGTGCTCGCCGCCCTGGGCGCCGCGCACGGCGCGGGCGTGGTGCACCGCGACCTGAAGCCCAGCAACATCTTCCTCGTGCGCCAGCCGGACGGCTCGCGCTACGTGAAGCTGCTGGACTTCGGGCTCGCCAAGCGCGGCGAAGGCCCCACCGGCCGCACCGCGCAGACGCGCACCGACATGGTCGTCGGCACTCCGGAGTACATGGCGCCCGAGCAGGCCCGCGGCCAGTCCGTGGGGCCCATGACGGACCTGTACGCCATGGGCGTCGTCACCTTCGAGATCGTCACCGGCCGGCTGCCCTTCATCGGCAGCTCCCCGGTGGACCTGCTCATGAAGCACGTGGAGGCGCGCCCTCCCAGGCCTTCGGAGTTCGTCCCCGACCTGCCGCCCGCGGTGGACGCCTTCATCCTGCAGATGCTCACCAAGGACCCGGAGACGCGCCCCAACTCCGCGGATGCCCTGCGTCAGCACCTGTCCAAGCTGCGCCGCACCCTGCGCGCCACGCGCACCAACCCCACCGCGCCCGCTCCCGTCGAGCCCGCGCCGTCCAGGCCCGCCCCTGCCCCGGCCCCCGCCGCTGTCGTCGTCAGCGACGCGGACGCGCGCCGCCCCACCACCCAGGTGCCGCCGCCAGTTCCTCCGGACGACCTGATGGTGCCGCAGGAGGAGACGTCGTCCCTGCGCCGCTTCGCGCCCATCGCCGTGGGCGCGGCCGTGCTGTTCGCCGCCGTGGGCGTGGTCATCGCCACGCGCGGGGGTGGAGAGACGCCTCCGCCGGTCGTCGCCGTCGCCACTCCGCCGCCGCCCGCCCCGAAGGTGGAACCCACGCCGCCCGCGCCCGAGGTCGTCGCCGCGCCCGAGCAGGAGCCTCCTCCCGCGCCTGTCGTCGAGGAGCCCCCTGTCGCGAAACCGGAGCCGCCCACCGTCAAGGCCGTGGCCGTGAAGACCGTCCGCGACGTCCCCGCGCCCAAGCGCACGGAGTCCGCGAGCGAGTCCGCCGTGCGGGATCAGATCATGGCCGCCGTGAGTCAGGTCGAGAGCAGCCCCCTGTACGCCGACAACAAGGTCCACAAGGGGCTCACCCGGCAGGCCGCGCGCAACTACCTGGACCGGCAGCTGAAGCGGCTGGAGAACGCGGACGACGCGGCGGGCCGCACGGAGATCCTCAGCGAGCTCCGCGGCTGGAAGCAGCAGTACCTCAAGTAA